A genomic stretch from Kribbella amoyensis includes:
- a CDS encoding lysophospholipid acyltransferase family protein yields MTAEVTGHRELPRTDDLPPLPYRLGLPMRALVRTYLFRHYDLTVHNEDLFPRTGPALVAPNHLGLLDGPLLGAVAPRMLHQLGKIEAFHGLQGKFLTRVGQIPVDRSTYDVLAIRRAIQALRDGRVLSIYPEGTRGAGDFARIRTGVGYLALVTGAPIVPVALIGTRLPGGRVEAYPPKGSRIDVVYGEPFTVDRVPFPRRHSEVRKTADQIGEVLRAHVRAAVEATGHPLPGAPDEKDPDE; encoded by the coding sequence ATGACCGCCGAAGTCACCGGGCACCGGGAGCTGCCCCGAACGGACGACCTCCCGCCGCTGCCGTACCGGTTGGGGCTGCCGATGCGGGCCCTCGTCCGCACTTACCTGTTCCGTCACTACGACCTCACCGTGCACAACGAGGACCTGTTCCCGCGGACCGGTCCCGCACTGGTGGCCCCGAACCACCTGGGCCTGCTGGACGGGCCGCTGCTCGGTGCGGTCGCGCCGCGGATGCTGCACCAGCTCGGCAAGATCGAGGCGTTCCACGGCCTGCAGGGCAAGTTCCTGACCCGGGTCGGCCAGATCCCGGTCGACCGGTCGACGTACGACGTGCTCGCGATCCGCCGTGCGATCCAGGCGCTCCGGGACGGCCGGGTACTGAGCATCTACCCGGAGGGCACCCGCGGCGCCGGCGACTTCGCCCGGATCCGCACCGGAGTCGGGTACCTCGCCCTGGTGACCGGGGCGCCGATCGTGCCGGTCGCCCTGATCGGGACCCGCCTGCCCGGCGGCCGGGTGGAGGCCTATCCGCCGAAGGGGAGCCGGATCGACGTGGTGTACGGCGAACCGTTCACCGTGGACCGCGTACCCTTTCCGAGGCGGCACTCCGAGGTACGGAAGACGGCCGACCAGATCGGCGAGGTGCTGCGGGCGCATGTCCGGGCCGCCGTCGAAGCCACCGGCCACCCGCTCCCGGGCGCGCCAGACGAGAAGGATCCTGATGAGTGA
- the cmk gene encoding (d)CMP kinase: protein MIIAVDGPSGSGKSSTARGVATRLGLRYLDTGATYRAVTWSALEHGLDLDDTEAVAARARALDLGISTDPQRGHFTADGTDVTEAIRDPRISASVSKIATNLEVRAELIRRQRAIIDAAQPTGGIVVEGRDIATVVATDAELKVLLTADTDARLARRKAELAEGVTAEQLHDQIVRRDADDATVSEFQVASDGAVTIDSTHLSLEEVIDVICRLAKEAEAAPRDQES from the coding sequence ATGATCATCGCTGTTGACGGCCCGAGCGGTTCCGGTAAGTCGAGTACGGCGCGTGGCGTCGCGACCAGGCTGGGGCTGCGGTACCTCGACACCGGCGCGACGTACCGCGCGGTGACCTGGTCGGCGCTCGAGCACGGGCTGGACCTGGACGACACCGAGGCGGTCGCGGCCCGGGCCCGGGCGCTCGACCTCGGGATCAGCACCGACCCGCAGCGTGGCCACTTCACCGCCGACGGTACCGACGTCACCGAGGCGATCCGGGACCCGCGGATCAGCGCCAGCGTCAGCAAGATCGCCACCAACCTCGAGGTGCGCGCGGAGCTGATCCGGCGGCAGCGCGCGATCATCGACGCCGCCCAGCCGACCGGCGGGATCGTGGTCGAGGGCCGTGACATCGCGACCGTGGTGGCGACCGACGCCGAGCTCAAGGTGCTGCTCACGGCCGACACCGACGCCCGGCTGGCCCGCCGCAAGGCCGAGCTGGCCGAGGGCGTCACCGCCGAGCAGCTGCACGACCAGATCGTCCGCCGCGACGCCGACGACGCCACCGTGTCGGAGTTCCAGGTGGCCTCGGACGGCGCGGTGACGATCGACTCCACCCATCTCTCGCTGGAGGAGGTCATCGACGTGATCTGCAGGCTGGCGAAGGAGGCCGAGGCCGCTCCGCGCGACCAGGAGTCATGA
- a CDS encoding prephenate dehydrogenase, producing the protein MTELRGPVRVVGTGLIGTSIGLALTRLGVVVELIDADPDSALMAERIGAGSRLVQLAPQLVVVAVPPDHVGEVIAEQLRQTDAIVTDAASVKGKPLADAKALTDKAADDLARYVGSHPMAGSERNGPLAGRADLFDGATWAITPHPTSDPEAVELVRRLAEACGARTVELSVADHDLAVARVSHLPQLMSSLAAGTLVDAPSAHLDLSGQGVRDVTRIAASDPGLWTQIVSANSPALSGLLEQIRDELDRLLIALGKEEAADEVTAVLRRGVSGAVRVPGKHGSPHIELVSVLVTIPDRPGQLARLFADAAASGANVEDLRIDHSPGRPVGEVELAVKPASVDQLVRVLTERGWSVHR; encoded by the coding sequence GTGACCGAGTTACGCGGTCCGGTCCGGGTGGTGGGGACCGGGTTGATCGGGACGTCGATCGGCCTGGCCCTGACCCGGCTCGGGGTTGTGGTCGAGCTGATCGACGCCGATCCCGACAGCGCCCTGATGGCCGAGCGGATCGGGGCCGGTTCGCGGCTGGTCCAGCTGGCGCCGCAGCTCGTCGTGGTCGCGGTTCCGCCGGACCACGTCGGTGAGGTGATCGCGGAGCAGTTGCGGCAGACCGACGCGATCGTCACCGACGCGGCCAGCGTGAAAGGCAAGCCACTCGCCGACGCGAAGGCACTGACCGACAAGGCGGCCGACGACCTCGCTCGGTACGTTGGGAGTCACCCGATGGCCGGGTCCGAGCGGAACGGGCCGCTCGCCGGTCGGGCGGATCTGTTCGACGGCGCGACCTGGGCGATCACGCCGCATCCGACCAGCGATCCTGAGGCCGTCGAGCTGGTCCGCCGGCTCGCCGAGGCCTGCGGGGCGCGTACGGTCGAGCTGTCCGTGGCCGACCACGATCTCGCCGTGGCGCGGGTCTCGCACCTGCCTCAGCTGATGTCGTCGCTCGCGGCCGGCACCCTGGTCGACGCGCCGTCGGCCCACCTCGACCTGTCCGGCCAGGGCGTCCGCGACGTCACCCGGATCGCGGCCAGCGACCCCGGGCTGTGGACCCAGATCGTGTCCGCGAACTCGCCCGCGCTGAGCGGCCTGCTGGAGCAGATCCGGGACGAGCTGGACCGGCTGTTGATTGCCCTGGGCAAGGAGGAGGCGGCCGACGAGGTCACCGCCGTCCTCCGCCGGGGCGTGTCCGGCGCGGTCCGCGTTCCCGGCAAGCACGGGTCGCCGCACATCGAGCTGGTCTCGGTGCTCGTCACGATCCCCGACCGCCCGGGGCAGCTGGCCCGGCTGTTCGCCGACGCGGCCGCGTCCGGTGCGAACGTCGAGGATCTGCGGATCGACCACAGCCCCGGCCGCCCGGTCGGTGAGGTCGAGCTGGCGGTCAAGCCCGCGTCGGTGGATCAGCTGGTCCGGGTCCTGACCGAGCGGGGCTGGTCCGTCCACCGGTAA
- the aroH gene encoding chorismate mutase translates to MAVRAIRGATQLEADEREHLLERTAELVRAVLQANDLASEDLISILFTVTPDLHSEFPAVAGRQIGLTDVPLMCMQEIDVPHALPRVVRMMLHAESPRSREKIQHVYLHGAVALRPDLTGAQ, encoded by the coding sequence GTGGCGGTACGGGCGATCCGGGGTGCCACCCAGCTGGAGGCGGACGAGCGGGAGCACCTGCTCGAGCGGACCGCCGAGCTGGTCCGGGCGGTCCTGCAGGCGAACGACCTGGCGTCGGAGGACCTGATCAGCATCCTGTTCACCGTCACGCCGGACCTGCACTCGGAGTTCCCGGCGGTGGCCGGCCGGCAGATCGGCCTGACCGACGTACCGCTGATGTGCATGCAGGAGATCGACGTACCGCACGCGCTGCCGCGGGTGGTCCGGATGATGCTGCACGCCGAGTCGCCGCGGTCGCGGGAGAAGATCCAGCACGTCTACCTGCACGGGGCGGTGGCGTTGCGCCCGGATCTGACCGGTGCGCAGTGA
- a CDS encoding bifunctional 5,10-methylenetetrahydrofolate dehydrogenase/5,10-methenyltetrahydrofolate cyclohydrolase translates to MTQSTPTQSADNATTQPQARLMIGTELAAEMVTKAAVRAEALRERTGVQPCLATVLVGDDPASATYVRMKQNRSKKAGIGSRSVVLPAETTTEELVAELTKLSEDPEVHGILLQHPVPAQIDERAAFEAIAPAKDVDGVTMHAFAAMAFGEPGFRSCTPGGILRLLEAYEVPLSGAHAVVIGRSPILGKPAGMLLLASNATVTYTHSRTKDLADIVRQADIVVAAVGKANFVRGSWLKPGAVVVDAGYNEGNVGDVHFEEATEVASLITPVPGGVGPMTIALLLEQTVDAAEAQTAAGTASV, encoded by the coding sequence ATGACCCAGAGCACCCCCACCCAGTCCGCCGACAACGCGACCACGCAGCCCCAGGCCCGGTTGATGATCGGGACCGAGCTCGCCGCGGAGATGGTGACCAAGGCCGCGGTCCGGGCCGAGGCTCTGCGGGAACGGACCGGGGTACAGCCGTGTCTCGCGACCGTGCTGGTCGGCGATGACCCGGCGTCCGCGACGTACGTGCGGATGAAGCAGAACCGGAGCAAGAAGGCCGGGATCGGTTCGCGCAGTGTCGTGCTGCCCGCGGAGACCACCACCGAGGAGCTTGTCGCCGAGCTGACCAAGCTGTCCGAGGATCCGGAGGTGCACGGGATCCTGTTGCAGCACCCGGTCCCGGCGCAGATCGACGAGCGGGCCGCCTTCGAGGCGATCGCGCCGGCCAAGGACGTCGACGGCGTCACCATGCACGCGTTCGCGGCGATGGCTTTCGGCGAACCGGGGTTCCGGTCCTGTACGCCGGGCGGGATCCTGCGGCTGCTGGAGGCGTACGAGGTGCCCTTGTCGGGTGCGCACGCGGTCGTGATCGGGCGGAGTCCGATTCTCGGGAAGCCGGCCGGGATGTTGCTGCTGGCATCGAACGCGACGGTCACCTACACGCACTCGCGGACCAAGGATCTCGCGGACATCGTCCGGCAGGCCGACATCGTCGTCGCGGCCGTCGGCAAGGCGAACTTCGTCCGTGGCAGCTGGCTGAAGCCGGGCGCCGTGGTCGTGGACGCGGGGTACAACGAGGGCAACGTCGGCGATGTGCACTTCGAGGAAGCCACCGAGGTGGCGAGCCTGATCACCCCGGTCCCGGGTGGCGTCGGCCCGATGACGATCGCGCTGCTGCTGGAGCAGACCGTCGACGCCGCCGAGGCGCAGACGGCCGCCGGTACCGCGTCGGTCTGA
- a CDS encoding NUDIX hydrolase, producing MTDREANPSAAGSTPTADGLVRGVDGVPGAEFVDRRPGDPEPWEVLGERPGFDGFLTVRVRRYRLPDGREVDWDVFSPALSKGVQAGITVLPLTPEGRIVTVRMFRPGLDRVVTNLPGGLIDVGEDPATAAVRELEEETGYRCGSIELVGWLAATSSLYRKHIAIARDCRAEGHQDLDDYEDCVPVELTVEDFRRDLRTPGTMTGTDAAYYALDRAGLL from the coding sequence GTGACCGACCGAGAAGCGAACCCGTCCGCCGCCGGATCCACTCCGACGGCGGACGGTCTCGTTCGGGGCGTCGACGGGGTGCCGGGTGCGGAGTTCGTCGATCGGCGACCGGGCGATCCGGAGCCGTGGGAGGTGCTGGGGGAGCGGCCCGGGTTCGACGGGTTCCTCACCGTGCGCGTCCGGCGGTACCGGTTGCCGGACGGGCGCGAGGTCGACTGGGACGTGTTCAGCCCGGCGCTGTCCAAAGGGGTCCAGGCCGGTATCACGGTTCTGCCCCTCACCCCGGAAGGCCGGATCGTCACGGTCCGCATGTTCCGCCCGGGCCTCGACCGCGTCGTCACGAACCTCCCCGGCGGCCTGATCGACGTCGGCGAGGATCCAGCGACGGCGGCCGTCCGTGAGCTCGAGGAGGAGACGGGGTACCGCTGCGGGTCGATCGAGCTGGTCGGCTGGCTGGCGGCCACCTCGTCGCTCTATCGCAAGCACATCGCGATAGCCCGCGACTGCCGCGCCGAAGGCCACCAGGACCTGGACGACTACGAGGACTGCGTCCCGGTCGAACTGACCGTCGAGGACTTCCGCCGCGACCTCCGGACCCCAGGAACCATGACAGGCACAGACGCCGCCTACTACGCCCTCGACCGAGCCGGCCTCCTCTGA
- the prcA gene encoding proteasome subunit alpha, producing MSVPFYVSPEQLMRDRADFARKGIAKGRSAIALQYADGILFVAENRSPALHKVAEIYDRMAFAAVGRYNEFENLRIAGVRLADMRGYSYDRRDVTGRALANAYAQTLGAIFSSGGEKPLEVEILVAEIGATGADDQIYRLTYDGSIADVRGYAVMGGPAEQVADYVGEHYQEGISLAGALRLAVDALGHDSSEVRQLTPDQIEVAVLDRTRSQTRKFKRISEETLERILAESRPDTAPAEPAAHTEQQESVNGGSYESDSDDDAPVAPPEDDAPVAPPEDPDDDRPL from the coding sequence ATGAGCGTTCCGTTCTACGTCTCACCCGAGCAGCTGATGCGGGACCGGGCCGACTTCGCCCGCAAAGGCATCGCCAAGGGTCGCAGCGCGATCGCGTTGCAGTACGCCGACGGCATCCTGTTCGTCGCGGAGAACCGGTCGCCCGCGCTGCACAAGGTCGCCGAGATCTACGACCGGATGGCGTTCGCCGCGGTCGGCCGGTACAACGAGTTCGAGAACCTGCGGATCGCCGGCGTGCGGCTGGCCGACATGCGCGGGTACTCCTACGACCGTCGCGACGTCACCGGCCGGGCGCTGGCCAACGCCTACGCCCAGACCCTCGGCGCGATCTTCTCGTCCGGCGGTGAGAAGCCGCTCGAGGTGGAGATCCTGGTCGCCGAGATCGGGGCCACCGGTGCCGACGACCAGATCTACCGGCTCACCTACGACGGCTCCATCGCCGACGTCCGGGGGTACGCGGTGATGGGCGGTCCGGCCGAGCAGGTCGCCGACTACGTGGGCGAGCACTACCAGGAGGGCATCTCGCTCGCGGGTGCGCTCCGGCTGGCGGTGGACGCCCTCGGTCACGACAGCTCCGAGGTGCGGCAGCTGACGCCCGACCAGATCGAGGTCGCGGTGCTGGACCGGACCAGGTCCCAGACCCGCAAGTTCAAGCGCATCTCCGAGGAGACGCTGGAACGCATCCTCGCGGAGTCCCGGCCCGACACGGCCCCCGCCGAGCCGGCCGCGCACACCGAGCAGCAGGAGTCCGTCAACGGCGGCTCGTACGAGAGCGACAGCGACGACGACGCCCCGGTCGCCCCGCCGGAGGACGACGCCCCCGTCGCGCCCCCGGAAGACCCGGACGACGACCGCCCCCTGTGA
- the prcB gene encoding proteasome subunit beta: MTFDASGRLPEAFLTPGGSSFMDFLAGHAPDLLPGRRSLGTGDLSKDVPHGTTIVAATFSGGVVMAGDRRATMGNIIAQRDIEKVFPADEYSCVGIAGSAGLAVEMVRLFQVELEHYEKLEGTTLSLDGKANRLSALIRGNLAMAMQGLAVVPLFAGYDEHLKGGRIFSYDPTGGRYEEQAFHSVGSGSLFARGALKKLYREDLSATECVTAAIQSLYDAADDDSATGGPDMARRIFPVVGVVTSDGYQRMPEDEVGAIVDSVVAARLQRPDGPAAPLS, translated from the coding sequence ATGACATTCGATGCCTCCGGCCGGCTGCCGGAAGCCTTCCTGACCCCAGGCGGCTCGTCGTTCATGGACTTCCTGGCCGGGCACGCGCCCGACCTGTTGCCCGGACGGCGGTCGCTGGGGACGGGTGACCTGTCCAAAGACGTCCCGCACGGCACCACGATCGTCGCCGCCACCTTCTCGGGCGGCGTCGTGATGGCCGGCGACCGGCGCGCGACGATGGGCAACATCATCGCCCAGCGCGACATCGAGAAGGTGTTCCCCGCGGACGAGTACTCGTGCGTCGGGATCGCCGGATCGGCCGGGCTCGCGGTCGAGATGGTGCGGCTGTTCCAGGTGGAGCTGGAGCACTACGAGAAGCTGGAAGGGACCACGCTCAGCCTGGACGGCAAGGCCAACCGGCTGAGCGCGCTGATCCGGGGCAACCTGGCGATGGCGATGCAGGGGCTGGCCGTGGTGCCGCTGTTCGCGGGCTACGACGAGCACCTGAAGGGCGGCCGGATCTTCTCCTACGACCCGACCGGCGGGCGGTACGAGGAGCAGGCCTTCCACAGTGTCGGTTCGGGCTCGCTGTTCGCCCGGGGTGCGCTGAAGAAGCTGTACCGGGAGGACCTGTCGGCGACCGAGTGCGTGACGGCGGCGATCCAGTCGCTGTACGACGCGGCCGACGACGACTCCGCGACCGGTGGGCCGGACATGGCCCGGCGGATCTTCCCGGTGGTCGGTGTCGTCACCTCGGACGGCTACCAGCGGATGCCCGAGGACGAGGTCGGCGCGATCGTCGACAGCGTCGTCGCGGCCCGGCTGCAGCGTCCCGACGGCCCGGCCGCGCCGCTGTCCTGA
- a CDS encoding ubiquitin-like protein Pup produces MAKDGGQQHKQPKRSSTEEEVEQVEVSEDVAERKERLDEDVDSILDEIDEVLEENAEEFVRGFVQKGGE; encoded by the coding sequence ATGGCGAAGGACGGCGGTCAGCAGCACAAGCAGCCGAAGCGTTCGTCGACCGAGGAAGAGGTCGAGCAGGTCGAGGTCTCCGAGGACGTCGCCGAGCGCAAGGAACGGCTCGACGAGGACGTCGACTCGATCCTGGACGAGATCGACGAGGTGCTCGAGGAGAACGCGGAAGAGTTCGTCCGCGGGTTCGTGCAAAAGGGTGGGGAGTGA
- the dop gene encoding depupylase/deamidase Dop, producing MSVRRIMGTETEFGISVPGQPGANPMLTSSQVVNGYAQTQPLARKTRWDFDEEHPLRDARGFDLSREVADSSQLTDEETGLANVILTNGARLYVDHAHPEYSAPECTNPRDVVVWDKAGELVIMEGARQARQIPGAPPLNLYKNNTDNKGASYGSHENYLMRRSTPFASIVRHLTPFFVSRQVVTGAGRVGLGQDGTAHGFQISQRADYFEVEVGLETTLKRPIINTRDEPHANPDRYRRLHVIIGDANLSEISSYLKVGTTALVLSMIEDGWLTDDLSVDRPVTALHEISHDPSCTHLITLKDGRKLTAVQLQTEYLEQSRKYVEDKYGDDADRQTKDVLHRWEEVLDQLATDPMQLADRLDWVAKLKLLQSYRDRDGLDWDDSKLHLVDLQYADLRPDKGLYFKLVKAGRMQRLVSDEEIRMAVSHPPTDTRAYFRGRCMQQYAAQVAAASWDSVIFDLPGRESLQRIPTLDPLRGTKAHVGALLDNCDTASDLVRTITGGADG from the coding sequence ATGAGTGTGCGGCGGATCATGGGGACCGAGACCGAGTTCGGCATCTCGGTGCCCGGCCAGCCCGGGGCGAACCCGATGCTGACCTCGAGCCAGGTGGTGAACGGCTATGCCCAGACGCAGCCGCTGGCGCGCAAGACCCGATGGGACTTCGACGAGGAGCACCCGTTACGGGACGCGCGCGGCTTCGACCTGAGCCGGGAGGTGGCCGACTCCAGCCAGCTCACCGACGAGGAGACCGGGCTGGCCAACGTCATCCTCACCAACGGCGCCCGGTTGTACGTCGACCACGCCCACCCGGAGTACTCCGCGCCGGAGTGCACGAACCCGCGCGACGTCGTGGTCTGGGACAAGGCCGGCGAGCTGGTGATCATGGAAGGCGCCCGGCAGGCCCGGCAGATCCCCGGCGCCCCACCGCTCAACCTGTACAAGAACAACACCGACAACAAGGGCGCGTCGTACGGCTCGCACGAGAACTACCTGATGCGCCGGTCCACGCCGTTCGCGTCGATCGTGCGGCACCTGACTCCCTTCTTCGTCAGCCGTCAGGTGGTCACCGGCGCGGGCCGGGTCGGGCTCGGCCAGGACGGCACCGCGCACGGTTTCCAGATCAGCCAGCGGGCCGACTACTTCGAGGTCGAGGTCGGGCTGGAGACCACGCTGAAGCGGCCGATCATCAACACCCGCGACGAGCCGCACGCGAACCCGGACCGGTACCGCCGGCTGCACGTGATCATCGGCGACGCGAACCTGTCCGAGATCTCCAGCTATCTCAAGGTCGGCACCACCGCGCTCGTGCTGTCGATGATCGAGGACGGCTGGCTGACCGACGACCTGTCCGTCGACCGGCCGGTGACCGCGCTGCACGAGATCAGCCACGACCCGTCCTGCACGCACCTGATCACGCTGAAGGACGGCCGCAAGCTGACCGCGGTCCAGTTGCAGACCGAGTACCTGGAGCAGTCGCGCAAGTACGTCGAGGACAAGTACGGCGACGACGCCGACCGGCAGACCAAGGACGTGCTGCACCGCTGGGAGGAAGTGCTCGACCAGCTCGCCACGGACCCGATGCAGTTGGCCGACCGGCTCGACTGGGTCGCCAAGCTCAAACTGCTCCAGTCCTACCGCGATCGCGACGGGCTGGACTGGGACGACTCCAAGCTGCACCTGGTCGACCTGCAGTACGCCGATCTCCGGCCGGACAAGGGGCTGTACTTCAAGCTGGTGAAGGCCGGCCGGATGCAGCGCCTGGTCAGCGACGAGGAGATCCGGATGGCGGTCTCGCACCCGCCGACGGACACCCGCGCGTACTTCCGCGGCCGCTGCATGCAGCAGTACGCGGCGCAGGTCGCGGCGGCCTCCTGGGACTCGGTGATCTTCGATCTGCCGGGCCGCGAATCGCTCCAGCGGATCCCGACCCTGGACCCGTTGCGGGGCACGAAAGCCCATGTCGGAGCACTTCTTGATAACTGCGACACCGCGAGTGACCTGGTTCGCACCATCACTGGGGGTGCCGACGGGTAG
- a CDS encoding NUDIX hydrolase codes for MDELVALLDADGRVCGSAPRSVMRRDNLRHSATGVLVRNAAGDIYVHRRTPTKDVYPARYDFMAGGVVAAGEDPFDAVVRELAEELGISGVELEKLPEGDYADDDTNYHAYLYACRWDGPIQHQPEEVDWGAWMTPAELVQRLDDPDWSFVPDTTALLGSYVRALV; via the coding sequence ATGGACGAACTTGTGGCCCTGCTCGACGCCGACGGCCGGGTCTGCGGCTCCGCACCGCGCTCGGTGATGCGCCGGGACAACCTGCGGCACTCGGCGACCGGCGTCCTGGTCCGCAACGCGGCCGGCGACATCTACGTGCATCGGCGCACCCCCACCAAGGACGTGTACCCGGCTCGCTACGACTTCATGGCCGGTGGTGTCGTCGCGGCCGGCGAGGACCCGTTCGACGCGGTGGTGCGGGAGCTGGCCGAGGAGCTCGGCATCTCCGGGGTCGAGCTGGAGAAGCTGCCCGAAGGTGACTACGCCGACGACGACACGAACTACCACGCGTACCTCTACGCCTGCCGGTGGGACGGTCCGATCCAGCACCAGCCGGAGGAGGTGGACTGGGGAGCGTGGATGACCCCGGCCGAGCTCGTGCAGCGCCTCGACGATCCGGACTGGTCCTTCGTCCCGGACACGACCGCCCTGCTCGGCTCGTACGTCCGGGCCCTCGTATGA